TGCTTTACCTCGTTTCGCGCCGTTGCGGGGGTGGGATCTTGCGCCTTCCAGAACTCAGCGAGCGTTCGCTGCCGTTCTCCCGGTCCCATTTTCTCAAACTCTTCAAACTCCTTTTCCGGGAAGAGAAACTCGGTCTCATCCAGGACGCTTTGCTCGGATTTTTCCCAATAACTCAAATCCCAAATCACGTCGAACTGCCCCTGCGAATACGACGTAACCGTGTCGCCGATGGCACTGACGCCTATTCGCAGGATGTAACTGCCCGCAGGCACTTCGCTCAGGTCAAAAGCAACAGCGCGGACCCAGCTCTTGAGACTTGACTTTAGTGAGTCTGTTCTCGCCTGAATCCTCTTCTCGCCGGGCGCAACGATTGAAACACTGGAAAGGTAGCCCTCTTCACCACCAGCCGGCTGCGTCCCATCGCGCCTGTTGTACATCTCATAATAGACTGTGAGAGTGCTATTCAGAATCCCGTAAGTTCTGCCTGGATTCGGAAGCACATCAAGCCCGCTCTTCTCAAATTTTGCCCTCTCATCCGCCTTCCTTACGCTCCAGCAGAACTCGGGATCGCTCACCGAGAGCTTTCCTTCAGGGAACTCTCTCCCCGAATACTCAAGTCTTGCTACTCCGTCCTTTCTCCGCCGCGTGAAGAGGTATGCAAGCCCCCGCTTCCTTGCACCCAGGTCTTCTACCTTCACGATCACATGGGTAAGCCTCTCCTCGATACGAGGCAGGGGCAGTGAGAGATAGTTTCCAAAGTCCCCGATCCTAACGATTTCAAAGGTAGGTCTTCCTCTGATACTGTCAGGCAGGGAGTGGTAAATTGTGACTAATTGGTCGGGTTCGCCTCCCTGAAGCACGGGTTCATTTGAGCATCGTAGGGAAACGCTCTCCACCTTTCTATCAATCTCTTTGCCCAGAATGTCTCTGAAGCTGAGCGTGAATCGAACTGCCCCGGTGAATCCTGAATTCGCCGGCTTCAAGAAGATTGTCTCGGTAGCGATTCTAAAGAGAAATTCCTCGGTCTGCCTGCCGTCCTGTTCAAGAAAACTTCTCGAATCGACGGTGAAGTCCACGTCCCCCCTGCTCCAGGCAGGCGCCTTTGCACCGCTGAAGGAGACATGTGGAACGAGAAGAGGAAGCAAACAAAAAAAGAAACGGCAACCTTTCGGAAGCCGCACCATAATCTCGACCCTCCCTATTTTTATCGCGGCGTCTTAAGAGGTCAAACTCCGCCTCGCAAACATCTCCAGAAGTGTGTTCAGAAGGTAAGTTCTAGAGAAACTCTGTGCGTCCCGCCAAGCGTGCCCCAGTCGTTGTAGGCATAATCAACTTTGGCAATCGCCTGAGCACCCGTGGGAAACCGCACGCCTGTGCCCGCTGCAAAGCCCTCCGTATCGTAGTTGAACTTGTACCCTGAGCGGAAATAGAGATAGTCGTTGAATGAGTACTCCATGGCCCAGCTTGCTCTTTCTTGATTGTCCGGCGGATGAGAAAACTCGCCCGAAGTCAGGAGGCTATGGACATCGTTACGCATCAGGTTCATTGACATCCCGACTCTGAAGGTAGTTGGCACCCTGGCAGCTCTTTCAAAATGCTTCAGTTCCGAACCGATGTTCTGAATGCACATCCCTATCCTGATTGACCTGAATCCGGTGTCATAGAGAGTGCCGACATCGAATGTCTGCGTCTTGGCAGTGTACTCATCGAGCCCCGACTGAATCCAGTTCAGGTTAATACCTGTCGAGAACTTATCTGTCAGAGACCGCGCATAGGTAACTCCGAAGGCCATGTCGCCTGCATCAAAATAGGTCCCGTCTCCTTCCGGATGGTACACGGTCCTTCTTTCCATCTGGTCCATCGTGAGAGCTCGCGCGTTGAAACCTATAACTCCGGGGAAGAAACCCGGCGAAAACACGTAGGCCGCCTGGTCAAAGGCGATATCTGCGGGAAGCGCCAGGTGATTAACCGATAGGGTACGGCCGGTCAGCCTTGCGATTCCGGCCGGATTCCAGTAGATGGCGCTCGCGTCATCGGCTATGGCCACGTACGCGTCGGCCAAAGCAGCGGCTCTTGCACCTATTCCGATTTTCAGAAACGAACCGCCGAAAGTTCCGACCTTGGCGAATTGCTTTGCGCCTTCCGTCGCAGATGGAAGAAGAACGGCCAGCATGACAACTATGAGTTTTCTCACCTTGGACCCTCCCGCATTAGGGGACTTCTATCTGATAATGACAAACTTGCCGACAAAGTTACCAAGATCTGATGTCACAGAGAAAAGGTACACGCCGCTCACTACATCCTGGCCGTTTCTGGAAACCAGGTTCCAGAATACCGCACCGGCGCCGCTTGTACCGTCATGCTGAATTTCCTGGACCAGATCACCCGAAAGAGTGAATATCCTCAGTTTTGCTTTCGCCCTTGGCATGCCAAAAAATCCTACCTTAGTACCCGTCGGATCATATTCAGCAGGTATCAGGTCCCATTCTGCGCTGCCCTTGTAAGGATTCGGGACCGCATAAACCTTGAAGCCTTTGCCACTGGCGTTCGGCCTTGCAGTGACAATCTGCGACTCGGTCGAGACAGGTCTCCCGCTCAACTCAATGGTCCTGACAGTCACGGTTGTCTCTTCGCTCCGCCTATCCTCCCAAACCGCCAGGTAATTGGTCCCGTCAAATGCGACCGCCGAACTGTGCTGCACCTGCTTGGCCGCAGTAAGCCTGAGGGCGTTCTGACCTTGATCGACCACGGCCCCGCTTGCAGTCACCCTTGAACCGTAGATGTCCAACGATGTATTGTTCAGATTCCTCATATCACTCCAGGTGACAAGGTAGTTCTTGCCGGACGAGCTAACCGCCGGGTAGTACTGATGTCGCTTGACTGCGGACGTCTCCAATGAGATTGCGATTCCAGTGCCGTCAAGTATGCGGCCCGCGGTATCTATTCTTGTCGCATAGATATCATAGTTTCGCTCCCTGCCATCACTCCACACCACGAAGTAGTTGCCGGCCCCGTAACACACATCAGGGAGGTCCTGCTCCGCCGCAACCCTTGTAGTGTCTCCCCCGGTTGGACTTGTCCGTGAATTTGCAATCACGAACCCGGTCCCGTCGCGAGGCGAGCCGGAACCGCTCACTCGTCCGCCGTAGATGTCGCAGTCACCGTGTCTCTTGTCGGCCCATATCACAAGGAAGCCGGTTCCGTCGAAAGCAACCTTCGGATTGAGCTGATCACCGGAAGCGCTGCAAATCTTGATCGGGTCTGAGTCAAGGACGACGCCAAATGTGTCCACCCTGGCTCCGTAGATGTCGTAGTTCCCGACCCTCGCATCCGCCCACACTACCAGATAGTTGTCGTTAGTCCTATCAAAGGCGATCGCCGGCGAATTCTGGTAGGAAGCGCCGGAAGCCACCAATATGCCCGACGTATCAATCGCGGTTCCGTCAACTTTAACTCTTGAGCCATAAATGTCGTACGGGCCGTTCCGTGAATCCTGCCAGACGACGAAATAACTTGTCTTGGAGAAGGCCACGGCTGGGTGATGCTGGGTGTATCGGGCAGTCGAAATGGGAAATCCCACTGTGTCCGCCTGAGCGAGCAGCCTGCCTTCTTTCGTAACACGGCCTGCCAGTATGTCCCACGAACCTCTCTGATTGGTTGCCCAGACGGCGAGAGAGTTGGTCTCCCCAAACGCGACCTTGGGGGCGTACCTTGTGTAGCCGCCGGTCGCGACACTAATTCCCAGTTTGTCCTTGACCGCATCCGTGCTGGAAGTGTCCACTCTGGCACCGACTATCTCTGACCGGCTGGTGTCGGTGGAGGTCATCCACTTGCTGAAAGCAGTCACAGAGTAGAAGTATCCCATCCCATCCAGCACTCCGTCCCGGTCAACATACCTGTATCTGCCCACAGGATAGAAAGCTATCCCGTCTTTGATCTCTGTGGGAACCACGGTGGTGTCTGTTATGCGCCTTATGTGGTGCTCCGAGCTGTCCCGGGGCCATCCCTTTGCGTCCATGGCCAGAGAATCCGGCGGATGCTTGTAGAACTCCGCCAGGAGCTGCCATTCTTCCTCCCTGGGCTTTGTCTCTCCAATCGGCCTCTGCCAGCCAGACACCTTCCAAATCCTGTATCCCTCAAATCTTGTCCCGGGGATTGTCTCGGAGAGATTATCCCATTCTAGGGTCACTTCGTTCGCCCCGGGCAGTCTGTCAACGTTGGGAGGAGGAGGAGGAGTCTCGCCCGTCCAGCGAACCGCGAATTCGGCGCCTGTCTGACCTGGAGTACAGGGGTCGCAATCATTGTCCACATACACAGGTGCTTTCACCTCAACACACACGGTATCAGTTATGCTGAACGCGCTCCCAGCGCACGTCGTGTCTATACACTCGCCTGGATAGAGCGGATTAGGCAGAGAAGGGTTGGTCCATTTCATGTAGGGCTTGAGAAGAGTCTCTTTATACGGTGATGGAGGAGTCGCAATGTCCTTGTCAACATCCTCCCATCTTCCGTCGTAGGTCTTCTGCGCTGCGACTGCGGAGGCCACCAGTCCCTCTTTCCCTTCGCCAATGACCCAGGCGACCTGGAAGGTGAAAAAAGTATCCGGCATCAGCTCGGCGAATGGACCGACCGAGAGACAGTATCTGAAATCATTCGCCTGTGTGGCATTCTTCGTAGGAATGATTCCCTTTGACATCAGGTCATACCTTTCGAAGTCTGTCTGAGGATCTCCGCCCTCCTGGTAACTTCCACCGGAGCTGAACCACTTGAGACTCGTTACTCCGACCTCTTCCGGAGCCTTCTCACCCCTAACGTCCGTAGGATGGCCAAGCAGGATCATCCCGGCCCAACCCGGCACGTCGCCACGATTCCTGACATTCTGCCTTTTGGCCTCATCTTCCTGAAGATCTCTTACGAATGGTATCTTCAGTCTCCTCTTGACAAACTTGCAGTTTGCATTCTGTGACTCGGGATAAGG
The nucleotide sequence above comes from Candidatus Eisenbacteria bacterium. Encoded proteins:
- a CDS encoding GWxTD domain-containing protein, encoding MDFTVDSRSFLEQDGRQTEEFLFRIATETIFLKPANSGFTGAVRFTLSFRDILGKEIDRKVESVSLRCSNEPVLQGGEPDQLVTIYHSLPDSIRGRPTFEIVRIGDFGNYLSLPLPRIEERLTHVIVKVEDLGARKRGLAYLFTRRRKDGVARLEYSGREFPEGKLSVSDPEFCWSVRKADERAKFEKSGLDVLPNPGRTYGILNSTLTVYYEMYNRRDGTQPAGGEEGYLSSVSIVAPGEKRIQARTDSLKSSLKSWVRAVAFDLSEVPAGSYILRIGVSAIGDTVTSYSQGQFDVIWDLSYWEKSEQSVLDETEFLFPEKEFEEFEKMGPGERQRTLAEFWKAQDPTPATARNEVKQEFERRVRFANDRFSTVFLKGMLSDRGKVYIQYGDPEEVRTELLPVQGRTATDVLKEIAGEKNPEAKAEIMKDPSDIRPHEVWIYDLKGRALFSRGGPVSSSIGMRFIFVDEDGYGNFMLKYSTEHKKN
- a CDS encoding PorV/PorQ family protein — encoded protein: MRKLIVVMLAVLLPSATEGAKQFAKVGTFGGSFLKIGIGARAAALADAYVAIADDASAIYWNPAGIARLTGRTLSVNHLALPADIAFDQAAYVFSPGFFPGVIGFNARALTMDQMERRTVYHPEGDGTYFDAGDMAFGVTYARSLTDKFSTGINLNWIQSGLDEYTAKTQTFDVGTLYDTGFRSIRIGMCIQNIGSELKHFERAARVPTTFRVGMSMNLMRNDVHSLLTSGEFSHPPDNQERASWAMEYSFNDYLYFRSGYKFNYDTEGFAAGTGVRFPTGAQAIAKVDYAYNDWGTLGGTHRVSLELTF